The nucleotide window cattaagagaaatgccaaaccgtcgacttgaatcttagacctcacttcgctcggtcataATTCTTATCAGATGGagagattatcacggaactggatgaatcaTATCATATggaaatggaatacaaattcaaaacgtgaactgagtttgttaacaattcaaacaggtgacatctggtacttgtggatgagaatactgcgtgaggtctactgttcacagaacgaCTAGTGTATCCAgtttatattgaaattatattcaatttttcaatttgcttGTGTTGCAGCTACCAGGTTTGCAGTCCTGGAGTCGTAACAACAGACGCTACCTGGCGGACAATGATCAAGTGAGACGCAGTGGAGGCCCCACTCAACGGCGCATCATATACTACGCAACTCTGCCCGAGATAGTTCGCCCTCCCACCGCCAAATCTATGGCAGCGCCACCAGTCACTCCCAGGTATagggaggtccacgttgtagtggcagtattatttgaaatatttaaattacagttttaaatatgagaataaatacCCTCTACCCGATGACATGAATTATAATCTTAGACctaataaaattagaaaaatctggtgtggcgcactcacacaactttccttgccgttatgaaaatagattacctgacgctagtgttgccgcgcatctcaagtctactattcaaagttttgagccagctggtgacagggcaataacgctggagacacacatgaggtctgctatctcttcatagtgaatgatttaatagaatcaacaataatttgcaattgaataatcacattttctcgaatttaaagcttattttcaattttaggtgaaaatgttactgaacattaattgtagagattttcattctcaatctactccactcgattttttttgtttcaattgtatctgaagcctgataattgggaatctatctgcattgatggggcagagctcctgaaatttttacagatatgggacttgtggcagttgatagagcttatcgatgactattttaggtatgaatttgatcaaaatcgttggaaccgtttttgagaaaatcacaaaaaaccctgttattgacaacattttcgccattttagccgccatcttgaattgcatttgatcgaaattgttcgtgtcggatccttatagtgaaaggaccttgagttccaaatttcaagtcattcctttgattgggagatgagatatcgtgtacacagacgcacatacactcatacacacacacacacacacacacacacacacacacacaccacacacacacacacacacacacacacacacacacacacacacaccacaccacacaccacacacacacacacaccacaaacacacacacacacacacacaccacacacaccacaccacacacacacacacacacaccacacaccacacacacacacacacaacacacacacacaacaccacacacacacacacaacacacacacacacacacacacaccacacacacacacacaccaccacacacacacacacacacaccacacacacacacacacacaacaccacacacacacacacaccacacacaccacacacacacacacacacacacacacacacacaccacacacacacacacatacagaccaatacccaaaaaccacttttttggactcaggggaccttgaaacgtatagaaatttagaaattggagtaccttaatttttttcggaaagcaatactttccttacctatggtaatagagcaaggaaagtaaaatatgaaatatataacaccaactcagctcttcttagaaggcaactttactacattagcagtaaatTTATAAAGTGAAtttgaaagtgaatttccacttaataatttccgaaataataaacacagaaaaagagccatagaggcatggctgaacttgaattatttccaatcgttgacttttatacaataatcaacttcatattattataaattatattttcgaacacttcatacgctaaatttataagtttatatattTTATCCCTGATTAAactgatttacgactcacactggcgcacaaggaatcttccttttgccggtgtttttgcctcacctactgtacttatgcatgtgatcataaatttaatcttcattttataactattattcataatataaaggatatcatttcgttattatatctaattaaataaatgtttgtATCTTGGTTGAAGTGCATAtacttatattcattttttgtaaagctttttcgTATTTTATTTTTGGCAAAATAGagaatcattcattcaattcattcatttgacCAACATTAGTGTTTCTATccatgtctatcattccacaaagcagatagctctatcctttcctACCTCTGCACTGTTGctaaagtttggaagttttgtatcaaattatggtgttgtgtatcatattgtggtgatactgtgtCCTTTCACATAGACTCTATAGTggtatagagaggtccacgttataatggcagtattagattaacattggtgttgctatccttgtctatcattccacaaagcagatagctctatccttttccacctcTGCACTGTtgtcaaagtttggaagttttgtatcaaattattgtgttatGTATCAAgctcagatgatactgtatcatgtttgaTTGAACTATATAAGGTGTggtaatattttatcattttgtggtgatactgtatcattttgtgataatatttttatcatcttcatatagtgaggtccacgttataaaggcagtatttgatcaacattggtgttgctatccttgtctatcacttgACAAAGCAGTCAGCACTATCCTTTCCTACTGAAAAATTTTGAGAATTGAAGAACTTCAAGGCTTAACCTATTTCGggctatgtgtaaccatatcttaatttgggagaggaatagcacaaggttacctcatttttcctctccctatcatttagataatatacttattgtattaatgaatgaagtaatgaatgaagaagaataaatgtGCTCCACCTCTGCACTGATGGcgaagtttggaagttttgtatcaaattattgtgttatGTATCAAGCTcagtgttgatactgtatcttgtGAGATGAAACTGAAGTGTGctgatattttatcattttgtggtgatactttATGATTTATGATAATCTTCACATCATCTTAGTATCATCTTTGTATAGAggggtccacattataatgacagtatttgatcagcattggcattgctaacCTTATAACCTCATCCATATAACATATttctatcatctttgtatcatatttatcatctttgtatcatatttatcatctttgtatcatctacATAATTATCATCTTCCTATACTGAGGTCAATGCTATAATGGCCATATTTGACATTGgcactgctatccttgtctatcatctgacaaagcagatagggcTATCCTCTTCTAGCTCCATAACAGTTCCAGATCGcttttcaacaatgtataaatttACCATGGACCTCACCACATGCcaaaatcgaaaaaaaatcaattatcttaATTATCAGTGTCATGCATCAGTTAATCCAGATAATTGATAATCTACTGTATTTTGAACTAGCTGGTGACTCATGCTTCACAAGGCTCCAGTTGAAAACtcgacaaactggaaacttgacctacaggaatctaaaataatttgaaaaaagccTTTAACCATCCTGGGTAAATTGAGagtctataagcaaaatttcaagttaatcagtgcaGTAGTTCAGctgtgatgatgcatcatttgTGAATTTTCTATCCTGTATGTgaaaaagccaattctttcctatattatattatagattcttccctttttgtgtagttgagaagttgatattgtggtgattattcatattgaataaaaatactaagaaattgtcaaaaaccacaaattCATTAATAGTTGgaaaaaccggtttcggttgttacaccaatgtcaataattgatgaatttattgataaatctgTGGTATTTGACAATTCATTTGtctttttatttgatatattatggataatttttatacatttattataaaatctgaagTTAATCATTCCAGTAGTTCAGCTGTGATGATTcatcatttgtgaatttcccaTACCATATGTcaataagccaattctttccttcattataataatctcaagttgatcagtccagtatttCAGTCATGACAGTGCATCATTTGTGGATTTGTTATCCCGTATGTgaataagccaattcttttctttattatattatacatttttctctgtttgtgtagttgagaaattgatattgtggtaattattcatattaaatgaaaagactaagaaattgtcaaaaaaccagagatttattgatagttaggaaaaccggtttcagttgttacaccattgtcaatactcgatgaatgtattgaaaaatctttggtttttgacaatttcttggtctttttatCCATCAATATTGGGGCACTGAGCTttgcttgttatttatttattgactattgatgaacacaattctttaaaatgattggggaaggactaacaggcacagctcaaAACTGTCTCTTCCCTGAACTCTGATTTATGCACTATGAATAGTCCAGGAAgtgggttatgttccatacacttgaattcaggttcaattttgagctcaaacatttgaaaacaaaaaagttctaattcagATTATCTACAAACCaaatagaataacaaaataacactcactaatcacttaaaattgtcaaataatgatcaactttgaaaataatgatatactctagttaagaaggattatcatgtcatgtcaacaaatcagattaatttgatcaagtcgattaaattgtccagatagataatatttatcgctgattgattacacagctggaaataaatctgtttctctcccacaaATGCATCTTCTGTTTTAACTGtcgacaaaattatcatctgtttttccaaggatgaataattgttatcctttttatgtccttcagcaagtttccccagggatgagacctagtgcaatcagattttcatatcataaacctactatgttccaaattacaTGAAAATTGTGAGAGCTGTTTTTGAAATCCATTGAATgtgaataaccagataaccatagataaaaatattaaaatataaatagctatacagaaactgctcgcttaatataataggatattatgaataattgttatttccTCATCTGCTCACAGGTCTAACAGCAACCTCACCACTCCACCAGCACTCAACTAGGCAAGCAGCCACCAACTACGGAGACACCAACCGGCCAAACATCAACTTGAATCCAAATCCAAACCTGAACGTGAACCCAAATCCTCCACCAAAGGATAATGAGATCATCCATGTCTCATCAGCTGTCATCGATGTCACAAACAACAGGGACCAACCAGCCTCACCCACTGCCATCTTGACAACATCAGCAATCCAACAAAATGGCGCCCAAAATGGTGGACACAGAATATATGATATAACTCCACAAAATGGTGCCCAAAGTGGGGCTCACAGGAACACAATATACGATATAACTCCACAAAATGGTGGACATAGAATATATGATGTGACTTCACAGAATGGCGCCCAAAGTGGGGCGCACAGGAACACAATCTACGACATAACTCCACAAAATGGTGCCCAACATGGTGGACACAGGATATATGATGTGTCTCCTCAACAGAAGTACACAATCTATGATATGGAGCCCCCTTACATGCGGAATCCCTACTACAACAACTATTATAATTTAGATAACAAATTGTTGGGTTATGACAAACAACGCTACTCATATTACTATCAACAATATCAACCTCTTGGACAGTATCCTCCCAATCAGGATCGGTTCTACAATGATGTGAGAACTCCTCCCTATAGGGTGCACGCACCATATCAAAATGAGCTTCCTCCATATAAATATCCGTATCAAAATATGCTTCCTCCCTACCAGAGTCCACCACTCTACTATGATAGGAAACCAGAGTATGTGCCCATTGAGATACAAACCACGGCTCCAAGTGTATCCAGTAGTACAACCTCAACTACCACCACAGAGGCTACTCCGAAGGGGGTGGGGGATCCCAGACACCAGCCCTCATCAACTGCTGAGTCAGCATCAGATCTGTCAAAACAGGGCAATAGCACTAATGGCTTGGTGTCGAGGTATGTTTGAGCAACTGAGCTGGATTGTTATCATCTGAAATAACTCTTATTGCTCCGATCTCCCAGAAGGCTATTTCGCACTGCCATAGCATAGCTTGAAATACAGTGCATCTTTTCAAAGACAGCCATAATTATTTCCCAATTTTACAGTCATGGTCATGTAGCTTTGCCCTCCGGTGGAGGGCCACTATAGTGAGGAcaacgttataatagcagtggataaagatacaagaatagcgatgccgattctctgctttgattaattatatttctactttgtcaaaaacataattggcattgttgaggacctagaaaaggatagtaccaccggttttgtcgaatgatagacaaggatatcaaaaccaaagttgatcaaatactgtcattataacgtggacctcactatagacaacaATACTATGTATTCATAaacatgaaacatttttgaaattgtatctttccatgagcAGCATATGCTCTCTTGTATCTTCCCCagagcaacgtgttgcatccgataagatacacaaggagcttcaaagTACCCTCATATAAGTAACAGATGCTCTATTGTATCTTTttgaaagcaacgtgttgcattcAAGAAATTACTCAAGGAGCTTTAAAGTATCTCTCcatgagcaacagatgctctaTTGTATCTTTTTGCAAGCaatgtgttgcatccgaaaagatacacaagtagCTCCAGAGTATCTTTCGATAAGCAACAGAATCTCTCTTTGTATCTTCTCCAAAGCAATGTGTTGTATCCaagaagatacacaaggagctttaaagtatattttcataagcaacagatgctctatTGTATCTACTCAAAAGCAACATCTTGCATCCGAAAatatacacaaggagcttcaaagTATCTTCATATGGGTAACAGATGCTCTATTATATCTTTTTTGGAAGCAGTGTGTTGcatctgaaaagatacacaagtagCTTCAAAGTATCTTTCcatgagcaacagatgctctaTTGTATCATCTtagaagcaacgtgttgcatccgagaagatacacaaggagctttaaaatatctttccataagcaacagatgcccTTCTGTATCTACtcgaaagcaacgtgttgcatccggaaAGATACACAAGAGGCTTTAAAGTATATTTCCTCAAGCAACAGATGGTCTATTGTATCTTTTTGAAAGCAGCGTGTTGCAttcaaggagcttcaatgtcacagtatacatacagtaaggaaacttggctagtaccctgacgctaaaatccgccatcttgttaggaagcgccgcattgtaatagcacagaatagatacagaatggaaacttgtaatcaaacgcctatctaaccaatgctttttacctgaccccaatactaaacacgtcacgtgaccttgggaagtttcaatcctggtcttctgattggctcgtggcagtgaacgagatcaattgatccggatcattaaagtgatccgaacctaccatcaatactattacataCAGTGTATACATACAGtgcggaaacttggctataccctgacgcagaaatccgccatcttgttagggagcgccgcattgtaatagtattgatagtaggttcggatcactttaatgatccggatcaattgatctcgttcactgctacgagccaatcagaagaccaggattggaacttcccaaggtcacgtaacgtgtttagtattggcgtcatgtaaaaagcattggttagataggcgattgattacaagtttccattctgtatattctgtgTCAATGTATCTCTCCATAAGCAACTTATGCTATTATGTATCTTCTCAGAAGacacgtgttgcatccgaaaagatacacaaggagcaaCAAAGTATCTTTCcatgagcaacagatgctctaTTGTATCTACTTTTGTAAGAAGAAATTAgaaggtactgggttcgattcccgactggcaaacaatttttgaatagtagcttgTGGCGCTcatagaatttccatctagctgttaaccctattgtcaatatttgtcgtagcagaaatcttcggggtgatttacagcatttaatcggGACTcttgttcaattataattattgttattgattgctCTAATATAGGAATTTATTTTAGCTTGGTCTTCCGATTTAGTAAAGAACTCTCATAGAAGAAAATTTAGTAACTAAATTTGAAATCCTCAAACTTGccagctgcgtttacaccaaagttattaacatcatcctattatattaagagagcaattcctgtatatcggtttttatttttatatttttatatctggttattcatgttcaacggatctcgaaaacggctccaacaattttcacgaaatttggaacatagtaggtttatgatataaaaattcgattgcactaggtctcatccctgggaaaactcgcttaaggacattaaaaggataattattattcatccttggagaaacagatcataataattatttcgtcgtctgttggatgaaggaagtgagtgagcgagttcatgtgtgtgggactgtgtcaaaattatgactcagctgttgaacttttgtaatcattcaatcaggtacttagtgccggttgcaaaaaagccgggttattttcaatctcgATTGATTCCAgaagatccatctttttgaaatggtctactctgatttggttcacgtgaagttaatcaggatttaaatttaaccggcttttgtgcaacttggCCTATGTGAGGAGAATTtctgcattcctctgggaattaatctcaatatactgtgattagatagaatgttattataattcattctttcgtaattattttttatgcctttgtactccagagcgaagctcggtccccgatattagattctattagattgattggaacttgacaaacacataaaatgttcatcatgtgtatgatgagctatgttcaatctaatagaaatctataaggatcaagttatcaacattctcttaataactttggtgtaaacgtagctcTATGGAGCTAATTAATGAAGTTaacatttttgtattattccatttattgtgaatattatgtCCAAATGAGATCTCTGCTTGTGAATGGGTATAAAGgttcgtacagatatacgcgccgcaaacatgagcattaattcacttttaatcagcttttctatccaagctttttataaatGTATCtaaccgtttctgtaaaaatacagatatagtcagctgattttGTTGCATccaaaagatacacaaggagctttaatgtttCTTTcaataagcaacagatgctctttttcatcttctcaaaagtaacgtgttgcatccaaaaAGATGAACAAGAAGCTTCAATGTATCATTACATATGCAACAGATGCttttctgtatcttctcaagaTCAACGTTTTGCATTccaaaagatacacaaggagctttaatgtttcattcaataagcaacagatgctcttttgtatcttctcaaaagcaacgtgttgtaTTTCAAAAGATACaccgcggcgcgtatatctgtacgcaccttcagaaAGTATGAGGGTTATCCGATGAGATGATAAAAACTCTGTGAGGATGAAATCTTTTTACTGAATTTTTTTGCACATTCACAACTGTCCACTGTGACTTCAGATtatgttctatagtgaggtccacgttataatggcagtggagaacgattgattgagtactttatttatgtagattacaatatattatactagcttatacacttatatacaatagcttacaatacagcaacattatagatgaatttacatgatatagactaagaaaataattattgaactgtatatgatatgagaaagcaatttgtaatataataactatagataataatcatattgttatgcatgtacataaattggcggagctttggacatatcaatgtccattcttcggaaacaatattcaatatatcctccccactaactctctaccaaacgaTAGGAGATAACGTTCCGATCCTCagtctttttgtgtagttgagaagttgatattgtggtaattattcatattgaatgaaaaagactaagaaattgtaaaaaaccacagattcattgatactcagaaagaccggtttcggttattacgccattgtcaatctctgataaactaaaactaaatacaagagttgacaatgccttctacagacggcagctgattcaggtttattgatgcaatattaacggttctttctcgtttaaaatagtcaattatatttcattaaataataaattatatttcttaataattccattatgaattttcataattaaaattgaatattctgttaattgattaacaatattctacattgttgaaagacgatctggcaatagagtaaagcgagaaagagacagTGGTATCTGCtgtgttgaacgatagacaaggatagcaatactattgctaattgaacactgccattataacgtggacctcactatagttgttccactattttgaaaactttttattCTAAGAACAGCACCTAGCAATTTTACTTTTTTATCCAATTGGAAGGCCTATAGGACATAAGGTGCAATTCGTTTGTTTTTCTactgaataatatcatagagaaacagtagcgcaagtagatatcccatggtatagggcgtttatgtagcaacttgtactgttatctcaagtcgatagtccacgtagttctttcccgtgaagctttatgacgctggtagtctctcatattgtgccgttcatacactctcacccagtCAAAACAGTacaaatcgacaataatcgacagtaatcggcttgagataacagtaaaagtcgcgacataaacgccctataccatgggatatctacttacgctattgtttatctatgttAATATATATAGAGTTGGGAGATGAGACATAGATCATTTGAACAGAATTAAATCGTAGTTGacctgcgtttacaccaaagttatcaacaaaatgttgataactgaatccttatagattctattagattgaacataacttatacaAATGgagaacatatgtgtttgtaaagttccgttcaatctaatagaatctataaggattgagttattagcgttttgttaataactttggtgtaaacgcagctttagacacTGTCTTATTTTTggatgaaaaattttttttctctagaGTGAATCAATCTGCTACCTCAGATAAATTCGAAAGTGAtgtcaatagaatataatatatataaaaaatacggAAAATGGCATCAAAATGGATACGTTTTTACtccaataattgtttttttctaaTCAATTCTATTACTATTTATTCCATTTAACTTACACAATgggccggttttcgagctcTGAATTtaactaagttctagactttaaacagctggagtcagaaaactggctttccaaaacggggcgtagtcgtagtcatagttAAAGTcacatttaaattcaattttgaaaaaatagaaaattgaacacaaaatagaataaggagaaaatagtataaagtttcagctattttgaattatttatgaatgtctcatttcgtcaagggaagacgtttccaattatagaaatgagaatataatgatttattttgtttcaactatgcactgcgactacgccccgttttggaaagccaattttctgactccagctgtttaaagtctagaacttagccaaatcccgagctcggagacCGGCCCGATAAATTTTTGTTCATCTATTATTGTACATAttcaatatgattttttttgtggaaatatatgaattgaattaaatttcacaaGATTAGTTCCAAATTCATTAAGATGACAACACTGGGAAAATTTAAGCTCCTCAAAAAAATTAGTGTCTAACtgctatttcaaataatttattcatacttCATTTCCCGACTCTGAATAGGAATTTCCAAATATGATATTTTAGAAATAAACTATTAGTATTTAATCTAGTGTTATCATTTTAtgtgatattatattttatactatTTATTGAATCGATTATGAAGAAATTGGATTATTCTCAATGACATAtataaaggtgcatacagatataagcgccgcgaacatgagcaattcacttctaatcagctgatgccaagctttttatatctgtatctgaccgtttctgtaaaaatatagatataatcagctgattaaaagtgaattgctcatgttcgctgcgcgtatatctgtacgcaccttaatgtgTATTTcattttacattaatttatacataaTAGTGTAGGCCTATTTCATTTGACTTCTTATTCGAAAGTAGaatgttgatatttttatacAGAAGAGAGATTAGTTTTATGTACCTAAGAGAAATAGTTTATCAGCATTATATttgactaataataatattataattttaatattattgtgataatcatgatgattttatgttttcttTAAATGTGTATCAATGTATTAGGCCCGCAGCAAAGTAGACcgacgctaatccacgaaaagcaacccacgccgtgttttgtaaaccattgctatagaattattcataatcaatcagctgacaagtggattattcattacatgtattacacagatgtctgtagaagcctagcaatggtttacaataATCATCCCACGACGtcggttgcttttcgtggattggcgtgggtctactttgtggTGGTCCCCAAGATGGGTTTACAtctaagttattaacaaaatgctaataacttgatccttatagacTCTATTAGAATggacggaacttgacaaacacatatgttcatcatgtgtatgataagttatgttcaatctaatagaatctataaggattaagagttatcaacattttgctattaactttggtgtaaacacagctttacagTCATGGTTATCTTCAAGATTACAGATTACTGTTATAATGGTGGAAGAAGTTGATAAATTATACTGTAgttaattattaagaaatatattgaataaattataagaacattattttctagaaaatttagATGTGAATAAGTTAGCTTTGTATATATACAGTGGTTGATACAAATgcatatcaatataattatatttgatattcaagATGCGAAACTATTTCTTTCTAAAAAGATTTCGAATTGTTAATAATTCTCTGAaagatttataaattttgtttttgtaataaatCGATCATTATCATCAACTGGTACCATCATTTTATTATCAGTTTTTAGA belongs to Nilaparvata lugens isolate BPH chromosome 9, ASM1435652v1, whole genome shotgun sequence and includes:
- the LOC111054884 gene encoding uncharacterized protein LOC111054884: MSSSNSVEGRNLLPDLEQFQMMNSSNSVEGRNHLPESEQFRMISSSNSVEGQNHLPDSKQFRMVSSSSSVEGRNNLLKPEQVQTLSSSIRVLSENQTADREREPSQRRGHKRQARILNSGVTRMENVSDEGAVRERGEEGVNGQREKRNEFHWRRPKTQFVTNTYRMTPPSSRFQLPGLQSWSRNNRRYLADNDQVRRSGGPTQRRIIYYATLPEIVRPPTAKSMAAPPVTPRCGLTATSPLHQHSTRQAATNYGDTNRPNINLNPNPNLNVNPNPPPKDNEIIHVSSAVIDVTNNRDQPASPTAILTTSAIQQNGAQNGGHRIYDITPQNGAQSGAHRNTIYDITPQNGGHRIYDVTSQNGAQSGAHRNTIYDITPQNGAQHGGHRIYDVSPQQKYTIYDMEPPYMRNPYYNNYYNLDNKLLGYDKQRYSYYYQQYQPLGQYPPNQDRFYNDVRTPPYRVHAPYQNELPPYKYPYQNMLPPYQSPPLYYDRKPEYVPIEIQTTAPSVSSSTTSTTTTEATPKGVGDPRHQPSSTAESASDLSKQGNSTNGLVSRYV